The nucleotide sequence ATTCGCCGCTGACGCTGGTGACCATGCGTCCGAAGCTGGCCCAGGCCAAGCAGCTGGCGGCTCGCATCGCCAAGCAGCCGCATGTCTCCGGTGCGATGACGGTCGCGGATTTCGTGCCTGCGCACCAGGACGCCAAGTTGTCGATCATCGGCGATCTGGCATTGACGCTGGCGGTTTCACCGCCCGATATGACCAAGCGGGCCGGTTTTTCCGCCCGCAAACAGGCGATCGCCGATTTCGCGCAGCATCTGGCGGCGTATCGCAAGCGCGACAGCAGTTCGGATGCCGATGCCGCGCAGCGCCTGGCCAAGGCGTTGTCGGCCTGGCGCGGATGGTTTTCACAACAGAGTCCGGCGGCACAGAAGCGTATTCTGGCGACGATGCACGATCGCGTACTCGCCGGCCTGCCGCGCCAGGTCGACCGACTGGCCGATGCCATGAACGCGTCACGCATCACCTTGCAGAACTTGCCCGAGAACCTGAAGAAACGATGGATCGGCACCGGCGGCCAGTATCGGGTGGAGGTCTCGCCCAAGGGCAATCTCAATCACGAATCGACGGTGCGGGCCTTCGTCAACAGCGTGCGCCAGGTCGCACCGCATATCACCGGGGCGCCGGTGCTCGAACTGTCGGCCGGGCATACCGTATCGCAGGCGTTCGTGCATGCGTTCATCTATGCCGGGGTGTTCATCACGCTGTTCCTGCTCGTACTGTTGCGCAGTGTGCGCGACACGCTGCGTGTGCTGGCGCCACTGGCCCTGTCGGGGCTGATCCTGGCCGCGGCGACGGTGGTGTTCGATATCCCGTTCAATTTCGCCAACGTGATCGCGTTGCCGCTGTTGCTCGGTGTGGGGGTGGACAGCGGCATTCACGTGGTCCATCGGCTGCGCCAGCGCGAGCACCATCGGCCGTTTCTGGGCACCTCGACCGCGCGCGCCGTCATACTGTCATCCCTGACCACCATGGCCGGCTTCGGCAGTCTGGCGTTCTCGCATCATGCGGGTACTGCGAGTATGGGACAGTTGCTCACGATCGGTATGCTGGCGGTTCTGGTGACAACCCTTATTGTCGCGCCAGCGCTTTTTCGTATCCTGCGGGATTAAGGCTTAGGGCCTAGGGCCTAGGGCCGGGGGCCGAGGAGGGAATCCACCAGCATGTCGGAACCGAACGATTCGGCAAGCGAGAATCAGGGCGTGCGGTCGCATGCGCTGAATGCGCGCCGGGCCTGGCCTGGGGCGCCCGCGCGCATGGTGTGGGCGGATGTTGGCGCGCTTGCGCGATCGGGTATCGTCGAGCATGCCGGCGCCGAACCGGCCTGTGACGCGGTTCACTCGGCGCTTTTGTTAGATATAAAGGTCGTGCTCTATTTGTTGTTGCCCGGGGGCGCGATCCGGCCGGGTTGGTATTTCCGCGTGCCGAGCGCGCGGCCGAAGGAGGGTTAGGCCATGCGCGCCCTGGTAACCGGAGCTACGGGATTCGTCGGCAGTGCGGTCGCACGCGCTGCGCTGCGCGAGGGTTGGACCGTGCGCGCCACGCGCCGTGCGACCAGCGATCTGAGCGCGCTGGAAGGGCTCGACCTGGAATATGCCGAGGTCGATCTGTCGGATACGGCGGCCCTGGCCGAGGCCATGCGCGACTGCGACGCGGTGTTTCACGTCGCCGCGGACTATCGCCTGTGGGCCGCCAATCCGGACGAGCTCTACGAAAACAATGTCGAGGGGACCCGCCGGATCTGCGAGGCGGTGCGTATGGCCGGCGTGGCGCGCGTGGTTTATACCTCGAGCGTGGCGACACTCGGCATCCCCGGCGACGGCACGCCGGGCGATGAAGACACGCCGGTGGGCTTGCAGGACATGATCGGGCACTACAAGCGGTCCAAGTACCTGGCCGAGGAAGTCGCCCGTGAATACGCCGCCGATGGGCTGGATATCGTGATCGTGAATCCGTCGGCACCGATCGGCCCGCGCGATCACAAACCCACGCCGACCGGGCAGATGGTGCTTGAGGCCGCGGCCGGCCGTATGCCGGCGTTCGTGGACACCGGCCTGAACGTAGCCCACGTCGATGACGTGGCGCGCGGACATTTACTGGCGCATGCCCATGGCCGGACCGGCCGGCGCTATGTGCTGGGGGGTACCGACATGACGCTGGCGGCGATTCTGGCGTTGGTGGCCGAGATCGTGGATCGCCCGCCGCCGCGCGTGAAGCTGCCACACAATCTGCTGTTGCCCGTGGCCCACGTCGCCGAAGCACTCGCCCGCATCACCGGCCGGCCGCCGAAGGTGACGGTTGACGGTGTCAAGCTGGCCAAGAAGCGCATGTTCTTTTCCCATGCGCGCGCCACTGCGGAACTCGGCTATCGTGCACGGCCGGCGCGCGACGCGTTGGCCGATGCCGTGGCCTGGTATTACGCGCATCGCTACCTGCCGCTCGGGAAACGGCCGTGATTCGTCGGTTCGCGCTGGCTACGGCGCTGGTGGTGGCGTCGATGACGGCGCTGGCCGACGCGCCGCCGCCGGCGGCTATTGTGGGGTTCTGGCGTACCGCGAAGGGCGGGGCGGTGATCCATCTCGTCGAGGAACATGGCAGTTTCGTGGCGCGCCTCGTCTGGCTTGAAAGTGATCGCTATCCTGCCGACGCCCCCCGGGGTATGGCTGGACAACCTCTTCTGGACCGCCACAATCCGGATGCGTCGAAACGCGATCGGCCGCTGATCGGGCTGCGCCTGATCAAGGGCCTGGATTATCGGGTGCGGGATAACGATCGAGCGCGCTGGGAGAACGGACAGGTCTACGATCCCGGTCGGGGCAAGTGGTTCGACTGCTATCTCTGGCTCGCCGACCACCGCCATCTGAAGCTGCACGGCTACGTCGGAATCCCGGCCCTGGGTCGGACCACCACCTGGACCCGCGTGCCCGATCCCCGCGTCGCCGCGGATTGAGGCGCCCTCCACCGCGCCGGGCGTGATTTCACCCGCCCCCGGGGTCGGCGGCCTCGCCGCGAGTGCAGGCGACAAATCCCCGATATCCCGCATGATCCGGCCGGATGCCGCGCGCCCGCCGGCCGCGGCTGTGCGGGCCGGCCGTGACGTCGCCCCGTGCCGGCGGCGACAATGGGCCGGCGGGCACGCCGAACGGCCGCCGCATGGGTGTGATGCACGCGCCGGTCATTGGTGCGCGGTCGACGATCCCGGCGCGTTGCGTGCCGCATCCGAATTTGCTGAAGGAACCTCGACATGACGCTCCAGGCCAATGACTTCATCGACCGCGCTGCCGAATACGGCTACGACTTCTATGCCGGCGTACCGTGTTCGTTTCTTACGCCGCTCATCAATACGGTGATCGACAACGACCGGCTGACCTATGTGTCGGCGGCCAACGAGGGCGATGCCGTGGCCCTGGCGGCCGGCCGGGCGCTGGCCGGCAAGCGCGCCGTGGCCATGATGCAGAACTCGGGGCTCGGCAACGCGGTCTCGCCGCTCACCTCGCTGACCTGGGTGTTCCGCCTGCCGATTCTGCTGATCGTGACCTGGCGCGGCGCGCCCGGAGTGGCCGATGCGCCGCAGCACGAGCTGATGGGGCGGATCACGACCGACCTGCTCGATAGCATGGAGCTGCCCTGGGCGTTGTTCCCGGACGATGCCGGCGCCGTGCCCGAAACGCTGGCGCGCGCCGAGGCGCACATGAACGAGACCGGTCGGCCGTACGTACTGGTCATGAACGAGGACAAGGTCGCCCCGGCCGAACTGGCCAGCCAGGATTCGCCGACGCAGAGTCGCGGCGCGATCACCTTCCGGCCCGCGCCGCCGAAGACGCCGAGCGTCTCCCGGCGCGATGCACTGGCCCATCTGGTCGATCGGACGGATCCGGCGCGCAGCGTGATCATTGCCGCCACCGGCTTTACCGGCCGCGAACTGTATGCGATCGCCGATCGCCCCAATCATTTTTACATGGTCGGTTCCATGGGCTGTGCGCCGCTGCTCGGGCTAGGGCTTGCCATGGCACGGCCCGATCTCGACGTGATCGTGGTCGACGGCGATGGTTCGGCGTTGATGCGTCTGGGCGCCATGGCGACCCTGGCGGCCTACGGGCCTACCAACCTGCATCATCTGCTGCTCGATAATGGCATGCACGAGTCCACCGGCGGCCAGGCGACGGTGTCGTCCGGGCTGTCGTTCGCGGCTATCGCCGCCGCAGCCGGCTACCGCACGACTTACGAGGGCCACGAGCGAACCGTGATCGATCAGATGCTGGCCGGCAGCTCGCAGGGCCCGGCGTTTTCGCATCTGCACATCGCGCCGGGCATCGACAAGGCCGGCTTGCCGCGGCCCTCGGCCGCGCCGATGGAGGTCAAGGCGCGGCTGATGGCGCATATCGGCGTCGGCTCGTAAGCAGTATGCCGTGACCGCAAGAGACGCTGTTCGGCCGCCGGCGCGGCCGAACAGGGGCGCGGTACGCCGTTCATGCCGGCCAGTCCTGCGTCTGATGTCCGGGCTGCCGCGCAGACTGAACAAGCGGATCCAGCCCCGCGGGGGCGCCGCCCGCGGGGCTCGTTCAGGCGGAGCCGGATGCCGGAGCGTTCTACTTTCGTATCGGTTACCGGACGGTTTGCCCTATGATGTGCGGCATGGTTACTTCAAAAATGCAGGGTTTGTGAGCAACACGGGCGTGGTGGCCTGACCGGCGAGACTTCCGTATTTCCACCCTGGGGAATCTCGATAGTCGCGATCTGGATGACCTGATTGCGAGAATTGCCGGGATCACCGCATGCTGATATGCCACAATAGTTCTTAACGAAACATACATATGTACAATGCAGTGGTGCCTGCGGCATCGCCGCATTACATCTGCTGCGCTCGGAGCGGCTCGCAAGCCGAACGCCGAGCCCAAAAGAAGAGGTCGAAATGGCAGTACCGTTGATTCAACAGTACAAGGTCGCGCGCTACATCATGGGGCAGAAGATCGCCCGACGTGAACGCTACCCGCTGGTGCTGATGCTGGAGCCCCTGTTCCAGTGCAACCTCGCTTGCGCCGGCTGCGGCAAGATCGACCACCCGAAGGATATCCTCAAGCAGCGCATGAGCGTCGAGGATGCCTTGAACGCGGTCGACGAATGCGGCGCGCCCATGGTTTCGATCCCGGGCGGTGAGCCGTTGATCCACAAGGATATGCCCGAGATCATCAAGGGCATCGTGGCGCGCAAGAAATTCGTCTATCTGTGCACCAACGCGCTCCTGATGAAGAAGAAGATGGACGACTACGATCCGTCGCCCTACTTCACCTGGTCGGTGCATCTGGATGGTCTCAAGGCGCGCCACGACGAGTCCGTGTGCCAGGAAGGCGTGTTCGAAAAGGCCGTGGAGGCCATCGAAATGGCGCGGGATCGCGGTTTCCGCGTCACGATCAACTGCACGCTGTTCGACGGTGAAGTGCCGGAAGAGGTCGCCGACTTCTTCGACTATGTCACCGATCTCGGCGTGGAAGGCATTACCGTCTCGCCGGGCTATTCCTACGAGCACGCGCCGCGTCAGGACGTGTTCCTCGGCCGCTCCAAGGCCAAGAACCTGTTCCGCGAGATCTTCCGCCACGGCCGTGAACGCGGCGCCGACTGGAAACTCAACCATTCGTCGTTGTACCTGGACTTCCTGGCCGGCAACGAGACCTATCAGTGCACGCCCTGGTCGAACGTAACCTACAACATCTTCGGTTGGCAGAAACCCTGTTACCTGCTGGTCGACGAAGGTTACGAGAAGACCTTCAAGGACCTGATGGAAAACACCGAATGGGAGAATTACGGGGTCGGCCGCAATCCCAAGTGCGACAACTGCATGGCGCACTGCGGCTATGAAGGCACGGCGGTCGAGGACACGTTCGCGCATCCGCTGAAGGCGTTCAAGAGCATGGCCCGCGGTCCGCGCCTGTCGGGCGACTTCGCCGAGGAGCTACCGATTCTGTATGGCGACCGCGCGCAGGCCACGGCGACCAAGATCCCGATCTCGCAGATCGGCCGCCGCGAGTCGACGCCGAAGGAAAAGGAACTCGGCTAGCGCCGGGCCCGCCTTCGCCTTTGCAAGGTCGTCGGTTGCGCCGACGGCCTTTTTTTGTATCCGACGTTATGCTGCTGACCCTTCTTGCCCTGATTTCCCTGATCGTCTGGCTCGGCCTGCTGGCCCAGCCCTGGCTGCCCTGGTTGCTGCGCGAGCGCTTCGCGGCGCGGGCAAGCGACGCCGATACGGCCGATCTGTCGGACGTGACGGTGCTGATCCCGGCGCGCGACGAAGCCGAATCGCTGGAACGAACGTTGGCGGCGCTCGCCCGTCAGGGCGCCGGACTTTCGGTGATCGTGGTCGATGACAATTCCAGCGACGGCACGGCCGAGATCGCACGGGCCGCGGCGATTGAGCGGCTGACCGTCATCCAGGGGCGAGCGTTGCCCGATGGCTGGACCGGCAAACTCTGGGCGCTGGAGCAGGCGCGCCAGCAGGTGAGCACGCCGCGTGTCGTATTACTGGATGCTGATATCTGGATTGCGCCGGGCACGATCGCCGGGCTCAAGGCGAAGGCGATCGCCGAGGATCGCCAGATGGTGTCGTTGATGGCGCATCTGCGCATGACCCGCATCGTCGAGCGGTTGCTGATCCCGGCGTTCATTTACTTCTTCAAGCTATTGTATCCGTTCGCGCTTTCCAATCGCGGCTCGCGTCATGTGGCGGCAGCCGCCGGTGGCTGCGTATTGATCGACGCCGCGGTACTGGAGCGCATCGGTGGCTTCGGTGCGCTGGCCGATGCCGTGATCGACGACTGTACGCTGGCCCGTTGTGTGCGTCGCGCCGGTGGACGCACATGGGTCGGGGTCACCCATGCCGCCACGAGTCTGCGCGGCTACGACGACTTCGCGGGCATTCATGCGATGGTGGCGCGTTCGGCCTATAGCCAATTGCGCTATTCGCCTTGGCTTCTGGCCGGCTGCACGCTGGCCATGGCGTTGATGTTCTGGGCCCCGCCCGTTGCGCTCGTTTTCGGTGATGCGAGCGCACGCGGGCTGGCGATCGCGGCCTGGTTCGCGATGGCAGTGAGCTATCTCCCGACGCTGATCTATTACCGCTTGTCTTGGCTTTGGGCATTCGCCATGCCGTTGATCGGCACCATTTATCTGGCGATGACCTGGTCATCGGCGCTGCGCTACTGGCAAGGCGTGCGCACCGCCTGGCGCGGTCGTGCCTATCATCGCTCGTGATGATCGGCGGCGCGGCCAGCGACTGCAGCGCGTGCCGGCGCTCAGGGTCGTTTTCGGTATATTCAGGATACATAAAACCGGGCTGCGGTTTAATTTGCTTGATGGGTCGCATGTCGGCCCCATATCGAGGGACGTGCGGCACGACACGGTGCAGCCTGGGATTGAGTCAAGGAAGCCGAGAATGAAAGCAGCGACGCGTTTATTGCGAGGTCTGG is from Salinisphaera sp. LB1 and encodes:
- the hpnA gene encoding hopanoid-associated sugar epimerase, with protein sequence MRALVTGATGFVGSAVARAALREGWTVRATRRATSDLSALEGLDLEYAEVDLSDTAALAEAMRDCDAVFHVAADYRLWAANPDELYENNVEGTRRICEAVRMAGVARVVYTSSVATLGIPGDGTPGDEDTPVGLQDMIGHYKRSKYLAEEVAREYAADGLDIVIVNPSAPIGPRDHKPTPTGQMVLEAAAGRMPAFVDTGLNVAHVDDVARGHLLAHAHGRTGRRYVLGGTDMTLAAILALVAEIVDRPPPRVKLPHNLLLPVAHVAEALARITGRPPKVTVDGVKLAKKRMFFSHARATAELGYRARPARDALADAVAWYYAHRYLPLGKRP
- a CDS encoding DUF2147 domain-containing protein produces the protein MIRRFALATALVVASMTALADAPPPAAIVGFWRTAKGGAVIHLVEEHGSFVARLVWLESDRYPADAPRGMAGQPLLDRHNPDASKRDRPLIGLRLIKGLDYRVRDNDRARWENGQVYDPGRGKWFDCYLWLADHRHLKLHGYVGIPALGRTTTWTRVPDPRVAAD
- the aepY gene encoding phosphonopyruvate decarboxylase, with amino-acid sequence MTLQANDFIDRAAEYGYDFYAGVPCSFLTPLINTVIDNDRLTYVSAANEGDAVALAAGRALAGKRAVAMMQNSGLGNAVSPLTSLTWVFRLPILLIVTWRGAPGVADAPQHELMGRITTDLLDSMELPWALFPDDAGAVPETLARAEAHMNETGRPYVLVMNEDKVAPAELASQDSPTQSRGAITFRPAPPKTPSVSRRDALAHLVDRTDPARSVIIAATGFTGRELYAIADRPNHFYMVGSMGCAPLLGLGLAMARPDLDVIVVDGDGSALMRLGAMATLAAYGPTNLHHLLLDNGMHESTGGQATVSSGLSFAAIAAAAGYRTTYEGHERTVIDQMLAGSSQGPAFSHLHIAPGIDKAGLPRPSAAPMEVKARLMAHIGVGS
- the hpnH gene encoding adenosyl-hopene transferase HpnH; this translates as MAVPLIQQYKVARYIMGQKIARRERYPLVLMLEPLFQCNLACAGCGKIDHPKDILKQRMSVEDALNAVDECGAPMVSIPGGEPLIHKDMPEIIKGIVARKKFVYLCTNALLMKKKMDDYDPSPYFTWSVHLDGLKARHDESVCQEGVFEKAVEAIEMARDRGFRVTINCTLFDGEVPEEVADFFDYVTDLGVEGITVSPGYSYEHAPRQDVFLGRSKAKNLFREIFRHGRERGADWKLNHSSLYLDFLAGNETYQCTPWSNVTYNIFGWQKPCYLLVDEGYEKTFKDLMENTEWENYGVGRNPKCDNCMAHCGYEGTAVEDTFAHPLKAFKSMARGPRLSGDFAEELPILYGDRAQATATKIPISQIGRRESTPKEKELG
- a CDS encoding glycosyltransferase, coding for MLLTLLALISLIVWLGLLAQPWLPWLLRERFAARASDADTADLSDVTVLIPARDEAESLERTLAALARQGAGLSVIVVDDNSSDGTAEIARAAAIERLTVIQGRALPDGWTGKLWALEQARQQVSTPRVVLLDADIWIAPGTIAGLKAKAIAEDRQMVSLMAHLRMTRIVERLLIPAFIYFFKLLYPFALSNRGSRHVAAAAGGCVLIDAAVLERIGGFGALADAVIDDCTLARCVRRAGGRTWVGVTHAATSLRGYDDFAGIHAMVARSAYSQLRYSPWLLAGCTLAMALMFWAPPVALVFGDASARGLAIAAWFAMAVSYLPTLIYYRLSWLWAFAMPLIGTIYLAMTWSSALRYWQGVRTAWRGRAYHRS